Proteins encoded in a region of the Leifsonia sp. PS1209 genome:
- the polA gene encoding DNA polymerase I has translation MSDSEKPTLLIIDGHSLAFRAFYALPVDSFVNREGQHTNAIHGFIAMLINLLSQQRPTHIAVAFDISRYSFRTREYPEYKGTRGETPSEFVGQIPLLEEALHAMNITTIAKEDYEADDILATLSAQGAEQGYRVLIVSGDRDTIQLVNDDVTLLYPNVRGVSELKVYDPAAVRERYGIEPHQYPEIAALVGETSDNLIGIDKVGEKTAVKWVQQYGTVENLLAHADEIKGVVGQNLRDQQENALRNRRLNKLLTDVDLPVGPADLERRPLNENAVRDIFAKLQFKTLLDRLLKTAAEEGQLDGASGASAAIETGAIAIPPVRTMVDEELANWLAKASADGNAVGVQVELGPAGVTGFGLAADDDTVYVPWAAGRKDYDALEEWFASSAPKYFFRAKPQFKAMSRAGLIVDGLAFDTSIASWLVRPGAAAQSLAEQVYEVLGETLPVSDPNQLVALTDAVSPATEAWYMRRVAEAQMIALDDGTRAVLDDIELPLVAVLAEMELTGVSIDSEVLARLRGELTDKANDYAARAYAEIGREVNLGSPKQLQQVLFDDLQMPKTRSTKTGYSTDAASLADLQEKNPHPFLGLLLQHRDATKLKQIVETLERAVEPDGRIHTTYDQTGTSTGRISSNDPNLQNIPVRTEEGREIRSAIRSGEGFETLLTADYSQIEMRIMAHLSEDPGLIEAFNAGEDLHRFVGARIFGVAPEEVTSTMRSKVKAMSYGLAYGLSAFGLSKQLRIETSEARQLMTDYFERFGNVRDYLRNVVEQARVDGYTETIFGRRRPFADLTSTNRVLRENAERAALNAPIQGSAADVMKIAMLGIAGDLIDQKLESRMLLQVHDELIFEVASGEWDALEGIVRNRMAHAADLRVPLDVQVGRGPNWDAAAH, from the coding sequence GTGTCAGACTCCGAAAAGCCTACCCTCCTGATCATCGACGGCCATTCGCTGGCATTCCGCGCCTTCTATGCGCTCCCGGTGGACAGCTTCGTCAACCGCGAAGGCCAGCACACGAACGCCATCCACGGCTTCATCGCGATGCTCATCAACCTGCTCTCCCAGCAGCGTCCGACCCACATCGCCGTGGCGTTCGACATCTCGCGATACTCCTTCCGCACGAGGGAGTACCCGGAGTACAAGGGCACCCGCGGCGAGACGCCGTCCGAGTTCGTCGGGCAGATCCCGCTGCTGGAAGAGGCGCTGCACGCGATGAACATCACGACCATCGCCAAGGAGGACTACGAGGCCGACGACATCCTGGCCACGCTCTCCGCGCAGGGGGCCGAGCAGGGATACCGGGTGCTCATCGTGTCCGGCGACCGCGACACCATCCAGCTGGTCAACGACGACGTCACACTGCTCTACCCGAATGTCCGCGGCGTCTCGGAGCTGAAGGTCTACGACCCCGCCGCCGTGCGCGAGCGCTACGGCATCGAGCCGCACCAGTATCCGGAGATCGCCGCTCTCGTCGGCGAGACCAGCGACAACCTCATCGGCATCGACAAGGTGGGGGAGAAGACGGCGGTCAAGTGGGTGCAGCAGTACGGCACCGTCGAGAACCTCCTCGCCCACGCCGACGAGATCAAGGGCGTCGTCGGGCAGAACCTGCGCGACCAGCAGGAGAACGCGCTCCGCAACCGCCGCCTCAACAAGCTGCTGACCGACGTCGACCTGCCCGTCGGCCCCGCCGACCTCGAGCGCCGCCCGCTCAACGAGAACGCCGTGCGCGACATCTTCGCCAAGCTGCAGTTCAAGACCCTGCTCGACCGGCTGCTCAAGACCGCGGCGGAGGAGGGCCAGCTGGACGGCGCATCCGGAGCGAGCGCGGCGATCGAGACCGGCGCCATCGCCATCCCGCCGGTGCGCACGATGGTCGACGAGGAGCTCGCGAACTGGCTGGCCAAGGCGTCGGCGGACGGCAACGCCGTGGGCGTGCAGGTCGAGCTCGGCCCGGCCGGCGTCACCGGATTCGGTCTCGCCGCCGACGACGACACGGTGTACGTGCCGTGGGCGGCCGGCCGCAAGGACTACGACGCCCTCGAGGAGTGGTTCGCGAGCAGCGCGCCCAAGTATTTCTTCCGCGCCAAGCCGCAGTTCAAGGCGATGAGCCGCGCCGGGCTGATCGTGGACGGGCTCGCCTTCGACACGAGCATCGCATCCTGGCTGGTGCGTCCGGGCGCTGCCGCCCAGTCGCTCGCCGAGCAGGTGTACGAGGTGCTCGGCGAGACGCTGCCGGTGTCCGACCCCAACCAGCTGGTCGCGCTCACGGATGCGGTGAGCCCGGCGACCGAGGCCTGGTACATGCGGAGGGTCGCCGAGGCGCAGATGATCGCGCTCGACGACGGCACGCGTGCCGTGCTCGACGACATCGAGCTGCCGCTCGTCGCCGTGCTCGCCGAGATGGAGCTCACCGGTGTCAGCATCGACAGCGAGGTGCTCGCGCGTCTCCGCGGCGAGCTGACAGACAAAGCCAACGACTACGCCGCCCGCGCATACGCGGAGATCGGGCGCGAGGTCAACCTGGGTTCGCCCAAGCAGCTGCAGCAGGTGCTCTTCGACGACCTGCAGATGCCGAAGACGCGCTCCACCAAGACCGGATACTCCACCGACGCCGCGTCTCTGGCCGACCTGCAGGAGAAGAACCCGCACCCCTTCCTCGGTCTGCTGCTGCAGCACCGGGATGCGACGAAGCTCAAGCAGATCGTCGAGACGCTCGAGCGCGCCGTCGAGCCGGATGGGCGCATCCACACCACCTACGACCAGACCGGCACGAGCACCGGCCGCATCTCGTCCAACGACCCCAACCTGCAGAACATCCCGGTCCGCACCGAGGAGGGCAGGGAGATCCGCTCCGCCATCCGCAGCGGCGAGGGGTTCGAGACGCTGCTGACCGCCGACTACTCGCAGATCGAGATGCGCATCATGGCGCACCTCTCCGAAGATCCCGGCCTCATCGAAGCGTTCAACGCCGGGGAAGACCTGCACCGGTTCGTCGGCGCCCGCATCTTCGGCGTCGCGCCGGAGGAAGTCACCTCCACGATGCGGTCGAAGGTCAAGGCGATGTCGTACGGCCTCGCATACGGGCTGAGCGCGTTCGGGCTGTCGAAGCAGCTGCGCATCGAGACGTCCGAGGCGCGCCAGCTGATGACGGACTACTTCGAGCGGTTCGGCAACGTGCGCGACTACCTGCGCAACGTCGTCGAGCAGGCCCGCGTCGACGGGTACACCGAGACGATCTTCGGACGCCGCCGCCCGTTCGCCGACCTCACGAGCACCAACAGGGTGCTGCGCGAGAACGCGGAGCGCGCTGCGCTGAACGCGCCCATCCAGGGCTCGGCTGCCGACGTCATGAAGATCGCGATGCTCGGCATCGCGGGGGACCTGATCGACCAGAAGCTCGAATCCCGGATGCTGCTGCAGGTGCACGACGAACTGATCTTCGAGGTCGCGAGCGGCGAGTGGGACGCGCTGGAGGGCATCGTCCGCAACCGGATGGCGCACGCCGCCGACCTCCGCGTGCCGCTCGACGTGCAGGTCGGCCGCGGTCCCAACTGGGACGCGGCGGCCCACTGA
- a CDS encoding hotdog fold thioesterase, with the protein MTEDALAYVNQRGLGKLAEKMGIEILEFTIERAVARMPVEGNQQPADLLHGGAYVVLGESLGSMSANLHAGADRLAVGIEINATHTRSATSGYVTGVCTPIHLGRTLTTHEIAVTDEQGRRCSTIRITNLIKDR; encoded by the coding sequence ATGACCGAGGACGCGCTCGCATACGTGAACCAGAGGGGCCTCGGCAAACTGGCCGAGAAGATGGGGATCGAGATCCTCGAATTCACCATCGAACGGGCCGTGGCCAGGATGCCCGTCGAGGGCAACCAGCAGCCGGCCGACCTCCTGCACGGCGGCGCGTACGTGGTGCTCGGCGAGTCCCTCGGCTCGATGTCCGCCAACCTGCACGCCGGCGCCGACCGGCTCGCGGTGGGCATCGAGATCAACGCGACGCACACCCGCTCGGCGACGAGCGGCTATGTGACCGGCGTGTGCACCCCCATCCACCTGGGGCGGACGCTGACGACGCACGAGATCGCGGTCACCGACGAGCAGGGCCGCCGCTGCTCGACCATCCGGATCACGAACCTGATCAAGGATCGCTGA
- a CDS encoding response regulator, protein MTDQEATPTAPRRVVVAEDESLIRLDIVEILRDNGFEVVGEAGDGETAVALATELRPDLVIMDVKMPQLDGISAAERLSKGHIAPVVLLTAFSQKELVERATEAGALAYVVKPFTPNDLLPAIEIALARYAQIIALEAEVSDMVERFETRKLVDRAKGLLNEKMGLTEPEAFRWIQKASMDRRLTMHDVAQAIIEQLAPKK, encoded by the coding sequence GTGACTGACCAGGAAGCTACACCCACCGCACCACGGCGCGTCGTCGTCGCCGAAGACGAATCCCTCATCCGGCTCGACATCGTCGAGATCCTCCGTGACAACGGATTCGAGGTCGTCGGAGAGGCCGGAGACGGCGAGACCGCCGTCGCGCTGGCCACCGAGCTGCGTCCCGACCTGGTGATCATGGACGTCAAGATGCCCCAGCTCGACGGCATCTCCGCGGCCGAGCGCCTCTCGAAGGGCCACATCGCCCCCGTCGTCCTCCTCACCGCGTTCAGCCAGAAGGAGCTCGTGGAGCGCGCGACGGAGGCGGGAGCCCTCGCATACGTCGTCAAGCCGTTCACGCCGAACGACCTGCTGCCCGCCATCGAGATCGCTCTCGCGCGCTACGCCCAGATCATCGCCCTCGAAGCCGAGGTGTCCGACATGGTCGAGCGCTTCGAGACCCGCAAGCTCGTCGACCGCGCGAAGGGCCTCCTCAACGAGAAGATGGGCCTCACCGAGCCCGAGGCGTTCCGCTGGATCCAGAAGGCGTCGATGGACCGCCGCCTCACCATGCACGACGTCGCCCAGGCGATCATCGAGCAGCTCGCTCCGAAGAAGTAG
- a CDS encoding cell wall-binding repeat-containing protein codes for MRSRLRVGLATTFTLVTTVGLVVAGAQLPATAAQEPSPSPSTTSTSPAAPASGSEAAPTAAPTAQPTTTPTPDAAPATPPAAAPDASAPAAPAPTAAAPGSTVAADPALAEMNAARNHSMGSTFSLSGAAADAAAGNDAGSQARTFSAAATTFPPGVRGLDVSGWQTNINWNQVWADGGRFAYIKATEDLDYKSSQFSTQYSGAYNVGIIRGAYHFATPNTSSGAAQARFFVQNGGGWSADGRTLPPLLDIEFNPYGGSNTCWGLSAPQMVAWVADFVNTVTAMTGIAPAIYTNTNWWNLCTGGSAAFGAYPLFVANYSNISTPPLPPGWGSYTIWQFANGVGPFPGDQDVFNGSLKDLQAFALGNRLAGADAFGTSAALSSTFSPGVPVAYVASGYNYADALAGGPAAGKQRGPVLLVQPYGVPDVIATELKRLRPARIVVLGGPTAISDGTVSALRAYTSGGVTRLAGSDRFETSVAVSKSAFGANPSVAYIATGMNFPDALTGASVAAGSAHSGPLLLVTSVSIPPSVAGELQRLRPGKIVVLGGTDAINTSVEAALKSYTSGSVTRISGDDRYITSAKVSQANFAPGVAAAYIAVGTNFPDALSGAPVAGIANAPVLLTQSTAIPQSIAAELTRLKPKKIVILGGSAAVSASVAAALNGYVVK; via the coding sequence ATGCGTTCCAGGCTCAGGGTCGGCCTTGCCACGACCTTCACACTCGTGACGACGGTCGGTCTCGTCGTGGCTGGAGCTCAGCTCCCCGCCACTGCGGCGCAAGAGCCGTCGCCGTCACCGTCCACGACATCCACGTCGCCTGCGGCACCTGCTTCCGGTTCGGAGGCGGCGCCCACCGCTGCTCCGACCGCGCAGCCGACGACGACACCCACACCGGATGCGGCACCCGCCACTCCACCGGCAGCAGCCCCGGATGCGAGCGCGCCCGCAGCGCCCGCGCCCACCGCAGCAGCGCCCGGTTCGACCGTCGCGGCCGATCCCGCCCTCGCGGAGATGAACGCCGCCCGCAACCACTCGATGGGTTCGACGTTCTCGCTCAGCGGTGCTGCCGCCGACGCGGCAGCGGGCAACGATGCGGGAAGCCAGGCGCGCACGTTCAGCGCTGCGGCCACCACGTTCCCGCCCGGCGTCCGCGGTCTGGACGTCAGCGGCTGGCAGACCAACATCAACTGGAACCAGGTCTGGGCGGACGGCGGACGCTTCGCGTACATCAAGGCGACGGAGGACCTCGACTACAAGAGCAGTCAGTTCTCCACGCAGTACAGCGGCGCGTACAACGTCGGCATCATCCGCGGCGCCTACCACTTCGCCACGCCGAACACCTCGTCGGGCGCCGCGCAGGCGCGCTTCTTCGTGCAGAACGGCGGAGGCTGGTCGGCGGACGGCCGGACCCTGCCCCCACTGCTCGACATCGAGTTCAACCCGTACGGCGGCAGCAACACCTGCTGGGGCCTGAGCGCTCCGCAGATGGTCGCCTGGGTCGCCGACTTCGTGAACACCGTCACGGCGATGACCGGCATCGCGCCCGCCATCTACACGAACACCAACTGGTGGAACCTGTGCACGGGCGGGAGCGCGGCCTTCGGCGCGTACCCCCTGTTCGTCGCCAACTACTCCAACATCAGCACCCCTCCGCTTCCGCCGGGCTGGGGCTCGTACACGATCTGGCAGTTCGCGAACGGCGTCGGGCCGTTCCCCGGAGACCAGGATGTGTTCAACGGCTCGCTGAAGGACCTGCAGGCGTTCGCCCTCGGCAACCGTCTCGCCGGCGCCGACGCATTCGGCACGAGCGCGGCATTATCGTCCACCTTCTCCCCCGGCGTCCCCGTGGCGTACGTGGCGTCCGGATACAACTACGCGGACGCGTTGGCCGGGGGCCCGGCCGCCGGTAAACAGCGCGGACCCGTGCTGCTGGTGCAGCCGTACGGCGTCCCCGACGTGATCGCGACGGAGCTCAAACGCCTGAGACCGGCGCGCATCGTGGTGCTCGGCGGTCCGACGGCGATCTCGGACGGCACCGTGTCCGCGCTCCGCGCATACACGTCCGGCGGGGTGACCAGGCTGGCGGGCTCCGACCGGTTCGAGACCAGCGTCGCCGTGTCGAAGAGCGCCTTCGGGGCGAATCCGTCCGTCGCGTACATCGCGACAGGGATGAACTTCCCGGATGCCCTCACCGGCGCCTCCGTCGCGGCGGGCTCCGCGCACAGCGGGCCGCTCCTGCTCGTGACGAGTGTGAGCATCCCGCCCAGTGTCGCCGGCGAACTGCAGCGGCTGCGTCCGGGCAAGATCGTGGTGCTCGGAGGGACGGACGCGATCAACACGTCCGTCGAGGCGGCGCTGAAGTCGTACACGTCCGGCTCCGTCACGCGCATCTCCGGGGACGATCGGTACATCACCAGCGCGAAGGTGTCCCAGGCGAACTTCGCGCCAGGCGTTGCCGCCGCGTACATCGCGGTCGGGACGAACTTCCCCGACGCGCTCTCCGGGGCTCCGGTCGCCGGCATCGCGAACGCGCCGGTGCTGCTCACCCAGTCGACGGCCATCCCGCAGTCGATCGCCGCTGAGCTGACCCGCCTGAAGCCGAAGAAGATCGTCATCCTCGGCGGTTCGGCTGCCGTCAGCGCCTCGGTCGCCGCAGCGCTGAACGGCTACGTGGTGAAGTAG
- a CDS encoding FBP domain-containing protein, with protein sequence METLTQEQIRESFVNCSRSEAAELPLPPGMHEVDWSRREYLGWRDPRIPQRGYVVVPTENGPVGIVLRASDASMRSHAPSMCGWCQDVHATRDVYLYVARRAGQAGRNGDTVGTMLCGGFECSENVRRTPPPAYVGFDADTVVADRIAGLAERARRFAATVVGARI encoded by the coding sequence ATGGAGACACTGACCCAGGAGCAGATCCGGGAGTCGTTCGTCAACTGTTCGAGGAGCGAGGCGGCCGAGCTGCCGTTGCCGCCCGGCATGCACGAGGTGGACTGGTCGAGGCGGGAGTACCTCGGCTGGCGCGACCCGCGCATCCCGCAGCGCGGCTATGTGGTGGTGCCGACCGAGAACGGCCCGGTGGGCATCGTGCTGCGCGCCTCCGACGCGTCGATGCGGTCGCACGCGCCGTCGATGTGCGGCTGGTGCCAGGATGTGCACGCCACCCGCGACGTGTACCTCTACGTGGCCAGGAGGGCCGGGCAGGCCGGTCGCAACGGCGACACGGTGGGCACGATGCTGTGCGGCGGCTTCGAGTGCAGCGAGAACGTGCGGAGGACGCCGCCTCCCGCGTACGTCGGGTTCGACGCCGACACGGTGGTCGCCGACAGGATCGCCGGGCTCGCCGAGCGGGCACGGCGCTTCGCGGCCACGGTCGTCGGCGCGCGCATCTGA
- the trxA gene encoding thioredoxin: MTTLNAVTDATFPEAVLAASGTTIVEFWAEWCGPCRALGPILEQLADEHADRISIVKINADDNPQASATYRAMSLPVMKVFQNGEVVKTIVGAKPKPALEFELAPYLA, translated from the coding sequence ATGACAACACTCAACGCCGTCACAGACGCCACATTCCCGGAGGCCGTGCTCGCCGCATCCGGAACCACCATCGTCGAGTTCTGGGCGGAGTGGTGCGGCCCATGCCGCGCGCTCGGCCCCATCCTGGAACAGCTCGCCGACGAACACGCCGACCGCATCAGCATCGTGAAGATCAACGCGGACGACAACCCGCAGGCCTCGGCCACCTACCGTGCGATGTCGCTGCCGGTGATGAAGGTCTTCCAGAACGGCGAGGTGGTGAAGACCATCGTCGGGGCGAAGCCGAAGCCGGCGCTCGAGTTCGAGCTGGCCCCGTATCTCGCGTAG
- a CDS encoding MBL fold metallo-hydrolase, with amino-acid sequence MVDWLCAACAVEFPAGDEPPASCPICEDERQYVPPGGQEWTSLQALQRAGERVTVTELEPDLYALRSEPKIGIGQQSMLLRTPEGNLLWDPTGYVDEAAAAAVQDLGGVAVIATSHPHMFGAQTSWSRMLGDPPVLVHTADRDWVQRDEPSIRTWSGDEEVLPGVTLRTIGGHFPGSAIVHWDRGVVLAGDTVFPGPSQRWVTFMRSFPNAIPLSAAVVRRTADRVCERPFARLYGNLGNVVPVDARAAVLRSAERYIGWVSGVFDELT; translated from the coding sequence GTGGTCGACTGGTTGTGCGCTGCGTGCGCCGTGGAGTTCCCCGCGGGAGACGAACCTCCCGCTTCGTGCCCGATCTGCGAGGACGAGCGGCAGTACGTGCCGCCCGGCGGGCAGGAGTGGACGTCGCTGCAGGCGCTGCAGCGTGCGGGGGAGCGGGTGACCGTCACCGAGCTCGAGCCCGACCTGTACGCGCTGCGGTCCGAGCCGAAGATCGGCATCGGCCAGCAGAGCATGCTGCTGCGCACGCCCGAGGGCAACCTGCTCTGGGACCCGACGGGCTACGTCGACGAAGCCGCGGCCGCTGCCGTGCAGGATCTCGGCGGCGTCGCGGTCATCGCCACCAGTCACCCGCACATGTTCGGTGCGCAGACCTCCTGGTCCAGGATGCTCGGCGACCCGCCCGTGCTGGTTCACACTGCCGACCGCGACTGGGTGCAGCGGGACGAGCCGAGCATCCGGACCTGGAGCGGAGACGAGGAGGTGCTGCCCGGCGTGACGCTGCGCACGATCGGCGGCCATTTCCCCGGCAGCGCGATCGTGCACTGGGACCGCGGGGTGGTGCTCGCAGGAGACACGGTGTTCCCCGGCCCGTCGCAGCGCTGGGTGACGTTCATGCGCAGCTTCCCGAATGCGATCCCGCTGTCGGCCGCCGTCGTGCGGCGGACGGCCGACAGGGTCTGCGAACGGCCGTTCGCCCGGCTGTACGGCAACCTGGGCAACGTGGTGCCCGTGGATGCGCGCGCGGCGGTGCTGCGCTCGGCCGAGCGCTACATCGGCTGGGTGAGCGGCGTGTTCGACGAACTCACCTGA
- a CDS encoding LLM class flavin-dependent oxidoreductase: MIVFTVKRIGFLSFGHWQPIPGSVSRTAADALQQTIELAVAAEEVGVDGAYVRVHHFARQLASPFPLLAAIGARTSTIEIGTGVIDMRYENPLYAAESAAAADLISGGRLQLGISRGSPETALHGYESFGYVPAEDESDADMARRHTEVFRAAIAGAGIAMSNPQMTGVSQPLAIEPRSPGLDERIWWGAGSRATAVWTAEQGMNLMSSTLLTEDTGVPFDQLQAEQIRMFRDAWRDAGHEREPRVSVSRSIIPIIDDETRRYFGASAVAESSDQVGHLDGGLARFGRSFVGEPDVIAAALAADEAVQAADTVLVTVPNQLGVEFNARILESIVRDVAPAAGWR, translated from the coding sequence ATGATTGTGTTCACTGTGAAACGCATCGGATTCCTCTCCTTCGGCCACTGGCAGCCGATCCCCGGCTCGGTGTCGCGCACGGCGGCGGACGCTCTGCAGCAGACCATCGAGCTGGCGGTCGCCGCCGAGGAGGTCGGCGTCGACGGCGCGTACGTGCGCGTGCACCACTTCGCCAGGCAGCTGGCGTCTCCGTTCCCGCTGCTCGCGGCGATCGGCGCCCGCACGAGCACCATCGAGATCGGCACGGGCGTGATCGACATGCGCTACGAGAACCCGCTCTACGCCGCGGAGTCCGCAGCGGCGGCCGACCTGATCAGCGGCGGGAGACTGCAGCTCGGCATCAGCAGGGGGTCACCGGAGACGGCGCTGCACGGCTACGAGTCGTTCGGCTACGTGCCGGCGGAGGACGAGTCCGACGCCGACATGGCGCGCCGCCACACCGAGGTGTTCCGCGCCGCGATCGCCGGGGCCGGGATCGCGATGTCCAACCCGCAGATGACCGGCGTCTCGCAGCCGCTCGCCATCGAGCCGCGCTCTCCCGGCCTGGACGAGCGCATCTGGTGGGGTGCCGGCAGCCGCGCCACGGCGGTGTGGACGGCCGAGCAGGGCATGAACCTGATGAGCTCCACCCTGCTCACGGAAGACACCGGGGTGCCGTTCGACCAGCTGCAGGCCGAGCAGATCCGGATGTTCCGGGATGCCTGGCGCGACGCAGGTCACGAGCGCGAGCCCCGCGTCTCGGTCAGCCGCAGCATCATCCCGATCATCGACGACGAGACCCGCCGCTACTTCGGAGCGAGCGCCGTGGCGGAGTCGAGCGACCAGGTCGGTCACCTCGACGGAGGACTCGCCCGATTCGGCCGCAGCTTCGTCGGCGAACCGGACGTGATCGCGGCCGCGCTCGCGGCGGACGAGGCCGTGCAGGCGGCGGACACGGTACTGGTGACGGTGCCGAACCAGCTGGGCGTCGAGTTCAACGCGCGCATCCTGGAGTCGATCGTGCGGGATGTCGCGCCGGCAGCCGGGTGGCGATGA
- a CDS encoding sugar O-acetyltransferase, with the protein MSGERLIPRRTPESRAVTERVQTVLGLTSRLNALPFTDEPGRAALLSEIIGGPLPAGLTVYPPFYCDHGLGLTLGERVFVNQNCSFYDIGGITIGDGTMIGPGVTLSTAGHPVAPSERYDGITAAPIVIGAEVWIGANVTVTPGVTIGDGAVIGAGAVIAKDVAPRTVVTAGSQVVRKVL; encoded by the coding sequence ATGAGCGGCGAGCGGCTCATCCCGCGGCGCACCCCCGAGTCGCGGGCGGTGACGGAGCGGGTGCAGACCGTGCTCGGTCTCACGTCGCGGCTCAACGCTCTTCCGTTCACGGACGAGCCCGGGCGGGCGGCGCTGCTGAGCGAGATCATCGGCGGCCCGCTCCCCGCCGGGCTGACCGTCTATCCCCCGTTCTACTGCGACCACGGACTCGGGCTCACCCTCGGTGAGCGGGTGTTCGTGAACCAGAACTGCTCGTTCTACGACATCGGCGGCATCACCATCGGCGACGGCACGATGATCGGCCCCGGCGTCACGCTCAGCACGGCCGGGCATCCCGTCGCGCCGTCCGAGCGCTACGACGGCATCACCGCCGCGCCCATCGTGATCGGCGCAGAGGTCTGGATCGGCGCGAACGTGACCGTGACCCCCGGGGTGACCATCGGTGACGGCGCCGTGATCGGGGCCGGCGCGGTGATCGCGAAGGATGTCGCACCGCGGACCGTCGTCACGGCGGGCAGCCAGGTGGTGCGGAAGGTCCTCTAG
- a CDS encoding ABC transporter permease subunit: MRSALVFARKEAFEILRTWRVFVLPAILLLFALTGPLLAKYTPEMLAAVAGNQFSSLKLPPPTVLDAYGQWIKNLGQIGIFALVIIYGGIVSGERRGGTAILVLTKPVSRVAFVVVKAIVNAVYLAVLLVAGTLVTWAVTAAVFGEAPGGALWSSALVWLVLAVFYLAVMTLFSVLIPSAAGAAGAGLGLFAVISVAGVWKPLADWSPAGLLGQATSLAAGAPTDGDAVLWSVLISLAVAVLAVLGAAALFRRQEL; this comes from the coding sequence ATGCGCTCCGCCCTCGTGTTCGCCCGCAAGGAGGCGTTCGAGATCCTCCGCACCTGGCGCGTCTTCGTGCTCCCGGCCATTCTGCTGCTCTTCGCACTCACCGGCCCGCTGCTCGCCAAGTACACCCCGGAGATGCTCGCCGCGGTCGCCGGAAACCAGTTCTCCTCCCTGAAGCTGCCGCCTCCGACCGTGCTCGACGCATACGGCCAGTGGATCAAGAACCTCGGCCAGATCGGGATCTTCGCCCTGGTCATCATCTACGGCGGGATCGTGTCGGGCGAGCGACGCGGCGGCACGGCGATCCTCGTGCTCACCAAGCCGGTGTCGCGGGTGGCGTTCGTGGTGGTGAAGGCCATCGTCAACGCGGTCTACCTCGCGGTGCTGCTGGTGGCCGGGACCCTCGTGACCTGGGCGGTGACCGCCGCCGTGTTCGGCGAAGCTCCCGGGGGCGCCCTGTGGTCGTCCGCGCTGGTCTGGCTCGTGCTCGCGGTGTTCTACCTCGCCGTGATGACCCTGTTCTCGGTGCTCATCCCATCGGCGGCGGGCGCGGCGGGCGCTGGACTCGGTCTGTTCGCGGTGATCTCGGTCGCCGGCGTGTGGAAGCCGCTCGCCGACTGGTCGCCCGCGGGACTACTCGGCCAGGCCACGTCGCTGGCGGCCGGGGCGCCCACGGACGGCGACGCCGTGCTGTGGTCGGTGCTCATCTCGCTGGCCGTCGCCGTGCTGGCGGTGCTGGGCGCCGCCGCGCTGTTCCGGCGGCAGGAGCTGTGA
- a CDS encoding ABC transporter ATP-binding protein yields the protein MSAALELVGLTKEFRGKRALDAVDLSVADGSIFGFLGPNGAGKTTALRIVTGLARPTSGTVRVLGQDVATAGNAVRAQLGFLPDVPAFYEWMTAPEFMRFVGGLFGLEHRILNQRTAMLLDIAGLAGLTTRIGGYSRGMKQRLGIAQALINAPRLLLLDEPTSALDPIGRKDVLDMLDALRGRATIFFSSHILGDVARVCDTVAILNHGRVLTQSSMHELKERHSGHRIVLEVTDGADALAAAITAQPWATSVSRGGHGTIEVLVADQDAAQRELPALVAAQHAGLVRLEAVEPGLEDVFVELVGEVA from the coding sequence ATGAGCGCCGCGCTGGAGCTGGTGGGGCTGACCAAGGAGTTCCGCGGGAAGCGCGCGCTCGACGCCGTGGACCTGAGCGTCGCCGACGGCTCGATCTTCGGCTTCCTCGGTCCGAACGGTGCGGGCAAGACGACGGCGCTGCGCATCGTCACCGGGCTTGCCCGGCCGACCAGCGGGACGGTGCGGGTGCTCGGCCAGGACGTCGCCACGGCGGGCAACGCCGTGCGCGCGCAGCTCGGATTCCTGCCGGATGTCCCCGCCTTCTACGAGTGGATGACGGCGCCGGAGTTCATGCGGTTCGTCGGCGGCCTGTTCGGGCTGGAGCACCGCATCCTGAACCAGCGGACGGCGATGCTGCTCGACATCGCCGGGCTCGCCGGGTTGACCACCAGGATCGGCGGATACTCGCGAGGGATGAAGCAGCGGCTCGGGATCGCGCAGGCGCTGATCAACGCGCCCCGTCTGCTGCTGCTCGACGAGCCGACGAGCGCCCTCGACCCGATCGGCCGCAAAGACGTTCTCGACATGCTCGACGCGCTGCGCGGCCGGGCGACGATCTTCTTCTCCTCGCACATCCTGGGCGATGTGGCGCGCGTCTGCGACACCGTCGCGATCCTGAACCACGGGCGCGTGCTCACCCAGTCGAGCATGCACGAGCTGAAGGAACGCCACAGCGGCCACCGGATCGTGCTCGAGGTCACGGACGGCGCGGATGCGCTGGCCGCCGCCATCACGGCGCAGCCGTGGGCCACGTCGGTCTCCCGTGGCGGCCACGGCACCATCGAGGTGCTGGTTGCCGACCAGGATGCCGCACAGCGCGAACTGCCGGCGCTCGTCGCCGCGCAGCACGCCGGGCTGGTGCGGCTGGAGGCGGTCGAACCCGGTCTGGAAGACGTGTTCGTCGAGCTGGTCGGGGAGGTGGCGTGA